In Archangium violaceum, the following are encoded in one genomic region:
- a CDS encoding GNAT family N-acetyltransferase, translating to MTMKRVDPGVEVGAMPVPDMANLPNDLAPAVKFSSPTDEDMASVAALRANSDPWKSRGETLEDSLKSLTALRPFVHVAKVQNQVVGYVTIERDGPVPGAAYMRNIVVKPELRRRGVGMAVLNHALQTARDMYRKTIALRVDPANAPAVSFYRNAGFTTVATVVSKKSGKLRLLMSREL from the coding sequence ATGACGATGAAGCGGGTGGACCCGGGCGTGGAGGTGGGTGCGATGCCAGTGCCGGACATGGCCAACCTGCCCAACGACCTGGCGCCGGCGGTGAAGTTCTCCTCGCCGACCGACGAGGACATGGCGTCCGTGGCCGCCCTGAGGGCCAACTCGGATCCCTGGAAGAGCCGGGGTGAAACCCTGGAGGACAGCCTCAAGTCCCTGACGGCCCTGCGCCCCTTCGTGCATGTGGCCAAGGTACAGAATCAGGTGGTCGGCTACGTCACCATCGAGCGGGATGGCCCCGTTCCGGGCGCGGCCTACATGCGCAACATCGTCGTCAAGCCGGAGCTGCGTCGCCGCGGCGTCGGCATGGCGGTGCTCAACCACGCCCTCCAGACGGCGCGGGACATGTACCGCAAGACGATCGCCCTGCGCGTGGACCCGGCCAACGCCCCCGCGGTGAGCTTCTACCGCAACGCGGGCTTCACCACCGTGGCCACCGTGGTGTCCAAGAAGTCCGGCAAGCTCCGCCTCCTGATGTCGCGCGAGCTCTGA